A single region of the Bacteroidia bacterium genome encodes:
- a CDS encoding glycosyltransferase family 39 protein: MRKKEIVFLPIVVVYVFGMFVDIMDTDAAQYASIAREMIETGKYLYFKHRYADYLDKPPLLFWLSAWSMKLLGIHNFGYKLPSVLVGLLCIYSVYRLMNLWYNEEIAYWSALFLATTETFFLIQNDIRTDTLQIGFTLFALWQLVALEKTKKPIYILGAGVAIGCAMLAKGPMGIMLPVLALGTDVLRKAEFKRILNWRWLAVLSIAGVLLIPMLIAQYQMYGLKAIRFFFWSQSFGRITGESPWRNDAGYFFLFHSYLWAFGPWTILWAYAYIKETFNFFKKETQVEYSLWGSFTLIFVTLSFSHYKLPHYIYIVVPLGAMLTAKHILTDYEKIKRWLSVAQFSMNYLIYALLCITILWLFPSHWVWYIVATLFFVFTQYQQWIKKQFLLSSVTTMIALHVVFSLHVYPTLLKYQSTHEIAKYVKQNMPKDYSFATFTFSNHSLDFYSNQIVPCIGSRGEVFEQVRKGKKLWLYIKKSDIPHLQAQNDITVKLIYENQYFMVANLSIAFLNPKTRMQTLESRCIVEVGLSA; encoded by the coding sequence TTGAGAAAGAAAGAAATTGTCTTTTTACCTATTGTAGTAGTGTATGTATTTGGAATGTTTGTAGACATAATGGACACCGATGCAGCACAGTATGCTTCTATTGCTCGGGAAATGATAGAAACAGGAAAATACTTGTATTTCAAGCATCGGTACGCTGATTACTTGGATAAACCACCTTTGCTTTTTTGGCTATCCGCATGGAGCATGAAACTATTAGGTATCCATAATTTTGGATATAAGCTACCTTCGGTTTTAGTCGGGCTTTTATGTATATATTCGGTCTATCGGTTAATGAACTTATGGTACAATGAAGAGATAGCTTATTGGAGTGCACTATTTTTGGCTACTACGGAGACTTTTTTTCTTATTCAAAATGACATTCGTACAGATACTTTGCAAATAGGCTTTACTTTGTTTGCACTGTGGCAACTAGTAGCCTTAGAAAAGACAAAAAAGCCAATATACATATTAGGTGCGGGTGTAGCAATTGGTTGTGCAATGTTAGCCAAAGGACCAATGGGGATAATGTTACCTGTTTTAGCCTTAGGTACAGATGTCTTACGCAAAGCCGAATTCAAGCGCATACTCAACTGGAGATGGTTAGCTGTTTTAAGCATAGCGGGAGTACTTCTTATTCCGATGCTTATTGCTCAGTATCAAATGTACGGACTTAAAGCTATACGTTTCTTTTTTTGGTCGCAAAGCTTTGGCAGAATCACGGGAGAAAGCCCTTGGCGCAACGATGCAGGATATTTTTTCTTATTTCATTCTTACCTATGGGCATTTGGACCTTGGACTATATTGTGGGCGTACGCATATATTAAAGAAACTTTTAATTTTTTCAAAAAAGAAACACAAGTAGAGTATAGCCTTTGGGGCAGCTTTACCTTGATTTTCGTAACCTTATCCTTTTCTCACTACAAACTTCCTCATTACATTTATATTGTAGTTCCTTTGGGTGCTATGCTCACGGCTAAGCACATTCTTACAGATTACGAAAAAATAAAAAGATGGCTTTCTGTAGCACAATTTAGCATGAACTATTTGATATATGCCTTGTTGTGTATTACTATACTATGGCTTTTTCCTTCCCATTGGGTGTGGTATATTGTGGCTACATTGTTTTTTGTTTTTACCCAATATCAACAATGGATAAAAAAACAATTCTTGTTAAGCAGCGTAACTACTATGATAGCCTTGCATGTAGTATTTAGCCTGCATGTATATCCTACCTTGCTAAAGTACCAAAGTACGCATGAAATAGCTAAATACGTCAAACAAAATATGCCCAAAGACTACTCTTTTGCAACATTTACTTTTAGTAATCACTCATTAGACTTTTATAGCAACCAGATAGTACCCTGTATAGGTTCTCGTGGAGAGGTATTTGAGCAAGTTCGGAAGGGCAAAAAGTTGTGGTTATACATAAAAAAATCCGATATTCCACATCTGCAAGCGCAAAATGATATTACAGTCAAGCTAATTTATG